The segment AAGATTTTTCGTTTGTTACAGTAGAAGATGAAGAGCTGTATTTCCCTGTGACCAAAGAAATGGCTGTAACGTTTGCACCGGCTATTGAACCTTTATCTGTAAATGATTTTCGTTCATATGATGTGTATGAGGCCATTTGGCAAGAAATAGATGATGCAGATCAATACGGTCTGGATGATCAATTTTATACATCTTTTGGGTGTACGGGTCATCGAATTGGCGGCTATCCCTTCTTTACGCAAGCCGATCCACGTGAGGATGATTACTTCGGAGATTCTACGGTTTTGTTATTGCAAATAGATAGCGTAGGGAATCATGTCATGTGGGGCGACACAGGGGTTGGTAATTTCTTTATTACGGAGGATGAGTTAAAACGAAAAGACTTTAGTAAAGTGCTTTATAATTGGGATTGTTGCTAAATCAATTGGATAGCAAAGGTAAGGCAGCTGTGGCAAAATATCATGAAAATTACAAGTGGCTATTTTTCCATTGCAGAAAATGAAGCTTCTTATGATGGAGACATGACAATTGCACTTTTTAAGAAATATGTAAATGAGATTCAAGGTTTAATGAAAGGTCAGGGTATTCTTTGTATAAAGGCAGATGGCAGTACATTAGTTGACCATTGCATTGTGAAAGATACGAACCCTGAACTTTTTGATTTTGATGTTTTTGAGTTACTGAATTATCAAAATTACGGTTTGGAGCCAATGGAAGAGGAAAGAAAACAGGTTTTACAGCAATCATTAAGGGCTGAAAAAATTAAACAAACATTCGTCTTTGCCTGCTATATGAACGATACGGACCGAATTAGAGAGCTCGTTATTCATGCGAAAAAGTCTAATTTAAATAAAGTATTGAAATATCGCGGTACGCCACTACAACTTTGCACGATGCATAATAATGTGGAGGCATTTCAACTATTAGCTGAACAAGGGGCAGATGTAGGGAAACGCGCATTAGGACAAACACCATTGGAAATGGCTTTTACCTATTCAACTGATATTGTGAAATATATTTATTCAGCATTTCCAGCTATTTATGATAAGGAAGTAACAAAGAAAGGCTTTAGTATTGCGCTTCATTCTCATGAGGAAGCTTTGCTAGAAGACATCTCTAAATGGGGGATCGACCTGGATCAAGAAGGAAAGCCATTCCCACCACTACAAAACTTTGCGGATACGAATAATGTTGTCGGGATTCAATTTCTTCTGGACCGTGGGGCGATTATTGAGTGCAGAAATCAGTATAAACAAACCGCATTGTAAAGAGCGATTCGAGCTGGGAATATTGCTGCTGTTGAAGTGCTATTAAAATATGGCGCGGATATTCAGGCTAAAGATAATGATGGAAAAACAGCTGTGGATTTAGCGGAAGCTTGTGGGAATGGAGATATTGCAAATTATATTGCGAATCTAACAAATGGATGAGCGAAAGGGGCATATCAATAATCATGTCCGATAAAAGAGCATTTCACATAGGAGAGATAACATGAATAGCAACAAATTTCTAAATATAATTGAACAGTCGGATATTGGAATGCATAAAGAGTACCTACACCAAGCTTTGAGGCCAGCTATTGATTTACTTAAGTATAATGAGGCTGAACTTCAATTGGGCTGTAGTCGTTTTGGCGGAGAACCTGATTTACCGGTTGGAAGTGACTGGCCTACTTATGGTATGAATCCTTACCGTTTCCTTGGGCAAATCAACTTTGCAGAAATTCCTCCAAACGAAGGAAACTTACCAACAAAAGGTCTTTTAAGTCTTTTTGTAGCAGATGATTATCCAAATTATGATTGTTATTTAGAAGTATTTGAAGAGGGGTATATTCATGGTATATATACCCCTGAACTTACAAACCTAGAGACCCTAATTTCGCCAAATCCAAGTATAGGCAATGCTATAGCAATTAAGTTTTCTTCGACGATTGATATACCTCATGACGAATACCAATTGAAGGACTGGCCTTTTACGGATAATCAAAATGACATATACACCGAAATACGGGACTCTTTACATAAAAGTTCAGCCTATCTTTTAGGCTATCCTTCACATTATACACTGGCATATGATCCAACGCCGGGGGAAGAATGGTGCTCACTCCTAACAATTGATTCAGATGATGATCTGGAGTGGGGTTGGAACGATGGTAATAAATTAATGGTATTTATCGAATTAGACCGACTGAAGAATTTGGACTTTAGTAGACTAATGTCTGACGCAGGCTAAAGAGAAATCTATCGTAATAAAGTAGTGGGGAAATACAAAATATTACGTATAACTATTGCAGTTAGAGCACTTATTATATTGACTACATCACTTATTTTAGAAGTCAACGAACCCCCACTGAGGTAAAGCAATTCAGTAGGGGCTTGAAAACGCCAGTTCAGGTCTTTCCGTCTGAGAGACGAGTGACGCTCTGAGTAACGATTTTCAAATCACTGTTTTTGGTCGGCACTTAACGTACCACTTGCACCACCCTAAGAAGAGCTGTACAAGCCCCGACAAGTCGAGTACACAAGGATGATTGACGCACCCACTAGACCGTGCCTAAGCAACGGTTTTACGTGTTTTTCACAAGTGCTTGGATATTTTACGTGACAAAGCTTTTTCTTGTCACAACCCCCTCTATCCAGTTATCAAGGAACAACGTATCGTATTATTTTAACACAGAACAAACGTTTCGGCTAACGCCAACCAACATTCATCTCCACCTGAATCGTTGGGCTTTGTCCGTAACACGAATCAGATGGAGTCTTCTGTCGGAGAAAGATAAAAACGAATACAACAGTCAAATAGTAATCCATATAGCACAAAGATGAGTCGTACAGATTTGTGCAAAAATTGTCTGTGCGCCTCATGTGCTTAGCCAGCCTAAATTAGCCAATACTTTATTAGAACACTTACATCATAAACATAGAATCTTTTGTTTAACTTATCTAGTAGAAAGCTTTCTTCTCATTAATTTGAGACTAAGGCTTTTTTGCATTCTAAATATTATAAATCTGTGGTACACAAAACATGTTTCATCATGCAAATATAAATTTGTAGTATTGATTGTTACTCGTTGGTGCATTCTGACGAATAGGTATGACAAGTTCTTTCTGTGTTACTTATGTTAAATTGCTGGGAAATGGAGTCTTTATAATAAGTACTGTGGAATATTAAGGAGGAAATGAATTATATGTATGATGTTGTTATTATTGGCGGGGGGCCTTGTGGATTATCAACGGGTCTTGCTCTTCAAGAAAAAGGAATTACCTATTTAATTATTGAAAAGGAAGCGATTGTTAATTCTATTGTCAATTGTCCATTACACATGACTTTTTACAGTACTTCAGATCGCTTAGAAATTGGCAATATTCCATTCGTATCTCAAGATGTTCGCCCAAATCGAACGGAATTATTGAAATATTATCGCCTTGTAACTGAAAGGCAAAAACTGAATGTTAAATGCTATCAAAAGGTTATTTCGATTTCAAAGAACGCAGAATTTTTTTCTATCCACGCAATAGATCGTAAAGACAACACAATTTCTTATGAAGCGAAGATGATTGTTATAGCCACAGGAATTTTCGATACACCTAGACAACTTGAGGTTGACGGACATAATTTAGCGAAAGTATCGCATTATTATAAGGAAGGTCATCTCTTTTATGACCAACATGTTACAGTTGTAGGCGGCAAGAATTCAGCAATTGAAGCTGCGATTGACCTTTATCGTAACGGTGCTCATGTTACACTTGTACACCGTGGAGAAACTGTTTTAGAAGGTATCAAACCATCTTTGTTATTAGATATGCGCAACCTTCTTAAAAAGGGGGAAATTGATTTCTATCCAAATTCTAGTATTGCCTCTATTGACGAGTCCAACATATGCATAAACACTCCTGAAGGAATCGTTTCACTTCAAAATGACTATGTATTTTCCCTCATAGGATATCAACCTAATATTTCATTGCTTCGAAGTGTTGGAATCCAAACGGACACCTCTTCATTAGTCCCATCTTTTCATCCAGACACATATGAATCCAATGTTAAGAACGTTTTTTTATCTGGCGTTGTTACAGGGGGGATTACAAATCGGGTATATATTGAAGATGGACGCTTTCATGGTTTGAAAATCGCCGATGAAATTGCCCAACGTTTGCCCACATTCCAAAGTAAATCATGATGTAAAAAGCTCTGCAAATTACGATTAGCGTAATTTACAGAGCTTTTTTACAATACATCGGGTGCGCGAATAATTGCACATCCAAAAATATGTGTGCTTTTGGAATTTCTTATTTAAACAGATTGATTGTCGTAATAATGATCGGCATACCGAATACATCGATTAGGAAAGCGCCTACAATTGGTACAATAAGGAATGCTGTACGTGATGGACCGAATTTAGCAACAACTGCTGACATATTGGCCATTGCGTTTGGTGTCGCACCTAGTCCATGACCAAGGAAACCGGATACCATAATCGCAGCATCGAAGTTTTTGCCAAGTATGCGGAAAAGAACGAACACAGCAAATAATACGATGAAGAGTACCTGTGCGAAAACGATTATAAATAATGGTAGGGCTAAGTCTGCAACTTCCCATAATTTAATACTCATTAATGCCATTGATAAGAAGATTCCTAATGAAATATCACCAATTAAATTGATTTCTTTCATGTTGATAATATCTGGATTGAAGCGGTCTACGATATTGCGGACGATTACCGCAACGAACATTGCCCCAACATAGGCTGGCAATACGAAGCCTGTTAGCGTTGAGAACCAGTCTCCGATATATGTTCCGATAGCCATACTAAATGTAATTAAGAAAACTTGTAACATGAATGATTTTTCTGTAACGGGATGCTCGGCCTTTTCAACATATGTTTCTACTTCCTCAGAAGAAGGCTTTAAGTCATATTTACGAATTAAGTATTGGACAACGGGACCGCCAACAAGCGCCCCTGCAATTAGACCACAAGTTGCTGCAGCCATTCCGATTGAGATAGCTGAAGGGATACCTAAACTTTCAATTGTTTGTCCATAGGCAGCAGCAGAACCATGTCCACCTTCCATTGAAACAGCACCGATCATTACACCGATTAATGGGTGGATGTCCAAAAGTTTGGCTAATGAAACGCCAATTACGTTTTGCATTAAAGCTAAAAATCCACAAGCTAACCAATAAATAATAAGCAATTTCCCGCCAAGTTTAACAAGTTTGAAACTTGCACCAAGTCCAACGGTTGTGAAGAAGGTAATCATGAAAATGGATTGAAGCGAAGTATCCAATGTAATTTCAATAATGTCGAAGCTTTTTAATAATGTTGCGAGAATTGCAAATAATAAGCCCCCAACTACAGGTGCAGGAATGCAAAAACGATTTAAGAAAGGAACCTTTTTTACTAAGAATGTACCAACTAAAAATAATGTGACTGCTAAGCATAATGTTGTAATTTGATCGAATGACATATATTTCCTCCTTTATTTAATCGTTGCTGTTCATAATGACTTCATTAATAAAGTATGCGCCTAATTTTGCTGTTCGATTATTTATATCTAATGAAGGGTTCACTTCACAAATACTAAAGCTTACCGTTTTTTTATGCGCGGCCATTTGACGTAAAAGTTCTCTGACTTTCAACGCGGTTAAGCCAAATGGTGATGGTGCACTGACACCAGGTGCTTCGGCAGCATTTAGAACATCCATACAAAGTGTAACGAGCAATACATCGTGTGTATCCATAAACTCATTTAATGCTGTAGTGAATGTTGTTGAATCCAATTCATCATCTAAAAAGTATCGTACATTGTATTGATCAGCTGTATTGAAAAGGGCCGTTGTATTACCATATTGCTGAATACCGCATACGAAATAATGGGCATTAGGATCCTCATCTAAAATTTGCTTAAACATTGTTCCTGACGAGGTTTGTACTTCATATGGACGCATATCAAAGTGTGCATCAATATTAAGTAGACCGATGGATGCTGTGGGGCCAACTGCTTTTCGCACTCCTAGGTATTGTCCATAAAGTGTTTCATGTCCACCTCCAAGTACAATCGCCTTGCCATGAGTTAAAATGGTGGAAACTTTTTCTCCTAATTCTTGCTGGGCACGTTCCAAATCCTCGCCCTCGCAAACAATATCGCCAAAATCGATTAAACAATTTTTATCGGAAGACTTTCGCCATGGCAATGATGCTAACTGCTTCCTTAAGGCAAGTGGTCCGTCCTTTGCGCCAACATTTCCGTTATTACGGCGCACACCTTCATCACAAGAAAAACCAATTAATCCAATGGAGCCCGCATTTGGTTCAGTGGCAACTCGAACAACTTGGTGATAACGAAAGTATGTTTCATCTGTTTCATGATCGATACGTCCTTGCCAGATTTTTGAATCCGCTTTTTTATACATTACGATCTCTCCTTTATGAATGAAATGTTATATTAATATTATAATTGTAAATATTTATAATAACAAATATTAATTTTTTATCTTATAATAGCATTAAACTATAAATGAGGTGGCAAAATGGACCTAAAGAAGATGTATTATTTTGCTGCGGTTGTAAAGTTCCAAAGTTTTTCAAGGGCAGCCAATGCATTACATATTTCACAACCTTCATTAAGTAATGCGGTCAAAACACTCGAACGAGATATTGGTGCATTACTTATTGATCGAACTACAAAACAATTTCAATTAACGGAATTAGGAGATCAATTTTACGAGCGTTCTAATCGTTTAATCGCACAATTTGAAGTAATGGAAACCGAATTAAAAGAATTTGCAAAAGGTGAGCACATTGAAATTCGATTAGGCATGATTGAATCCGCGAATTATTGGTTTTCACAAGTAATGATTGCCTACAAACAACAATACCCACATAATAAAATTACAATCATAGATACACTCTACAACCAGACTGTGCGCCAAGCATTGTTACGTTTAAATGTCCATGCAGTTATTACGAATCAACATATTATTGATCATGAAATTAAAAGTGAATTGTTGTATAACGAACCGTACGTAATTTTAACCAAAAAAGATCATCCCTTTGCATCGAAGAAAATAATAAAGCTTGTCGATTTTTCGGACGAAACATTAATTATCGGGATGCCTGAATTTCAAACGAGCGGACAAATATTAAAAGCTTTCGAACAGGAAAATGTAACACCGCATATTCAATATAAAATAGAGCGATTTGAGATGATTAAAATATTGGTAGAAGAAGGGTTAGGGATAGCGATTCTGCCTCAGCATTATGTAGCCCAGCCATTGCCAGAATGCTTAATGACGCATCAGTTACAGAGTGAGTTTTTAAATCGCAATGTATACTTAAGCACGATGAAGGATCGTACATTTCCAGAAAGTATAGAAAAGTTATTTGAGCTCATCAAAACAATGCATTGAGTAGAAGGGGATTATTTTGAAAATCCCTATTACAACATTGACAATGAAAAGATAGAAACTTTTGTTGAATTTATATACCATAAAAAAAATTCCCTTCTCGAATTGAGATGGGAATTCCCTGATAAAAGTGAATTCTTTTTCATTCAGCTTTTCTTATTTTTGATCTGGAACAATGCGCTCTTCTGTTTCAATATCAAAGAAATGGGCTTTGCTCATATTTAATGCCAATGTAAGAACTTCGCCTGCTTTAACTTCAATGGAAGCATCGACACGGGAAATAAATGATTGCTCCTCGATTTGAGAGTAAAGAATGGTTTCAGCACCGAGTAATTCCGCTACTTCTATTTTCACCTCAACTTTGGAACTTTGAGAAGCTTCAACAGAGTCCAGATCGGTATGGAAGTCTTCTGGACGAATGCCTAGCGTAATTTCTTTGTTTACATAACCTTGCGCACGTAAATAGCTCATTTTTTCTTCTGGGATGGCAAGCGAAATATTGCCAATGGTCATTTTTCCATCCAATAAGGTGCCTGTGAAGAAGTTCATTGCAGGCGAGCCGATAAAACCGCCGACAAAAACATTTTTCGGTTGCTCGTACACTTCTTTTGGTGTTCCAACTTGTTGAATAATGCCGTCTTTCATTACAACAAGTCGACTTGCCATTGTCATTGCTTCTGTTTGGTCATGCGTTACATAAATCGTCGTTGTTTGTAATCGCTGATGAAGTTTCGTAATCTCAGCACGCATATGAACACGAAGCTTTGCATCTAAATTGGATAAAGGCTCATCCATTAAGAAAACTCTTGCATCACGAACGATTGCACGACCTAACGCAACACGCTGACGTTGACCACCTGATAAAGCTTTCGGTTTCCGATTTAAATATTGCTCAAGATCTAGAATTTTGGCCGCTTCCTTTACACGACGATCAATTTCATCTTTTGGCAGTTTTCGTAACTTCAAGCCAAATGCCATGTTTTCATACACGCTCATATGCGGGTAGAGGGCATAGTTTTGGAAAACCATCGCAATATCACGGTCTTTAGGCGCAACATCATTCATCCGTTTCCCATCGATTAGTAATTCCCCTTGAGAAATCTCCTCCAAACCAGCTACCATACGCAATGTCGTCGATTTCCCACAACCTGAAGGACCAACGAAAACAATAAACTCTTTATCTTGAATTTCAAGGTTAAAATCTTTTACCGCTGTTACATTTTTATCATAAACTTTAAAAATATTTTTTAATGTTAATTCAGCCATTGTCCATATCCCCCTTAAAAATGAAAGCGTTTTTTATAGTGTAGTAGAAAGTGATTGAAAATGTAAATGTTCACTTTGCACAAAATTTCCAATCTGTTTGTAGGGCACTTTGTACAATACTATTCATCTGAAAAATCGAAATCCTAAATTACGGCGAAGAAATCATTCAATTTCCTTCGTTGTTAATGGTATCGCAAGCGCTAAAAATGCTGCATTAGAAAACTCCCGGCAGTCAATGCCTGTTTTATTAATTAATTTATCCAATCGGTATTGCAGGCTATTGCGATGAATATGCAATCGTTTTGCAGCTAGAGAAATATTTAAATTATATTGTAAAAACACATTTAACGTATGAAGCATTTCTCCGTCCTGAAGGCTTTCGATTAAGTAGTTGGAAAGTAGTTTAGGGTCAATCAAATGTGTTGATGTAACAAGAAGTTTAGGGACAGCCTCATAAAATAGCACTGTCTTTTCTTGTTCAACATAACTAAGCAATTCTTGAAAGCATTGTTTTTCCAGACTAAATTTCTCTTTTAAAGACAAATCTGCCCTATGTAATTGTCCGATAAAACTATAAATCACAACAAGAAAGTCACTCGTTAATGTGTCACTTAACTGAATAAATTCCTCTTTATCAAAAATACTTTGCGGTTTTTCCTCAATAATAATTCCATACTGATTGTGTATCCATAGTACGATCGGTTGATAAAAAGCCCCTTTAATCGCTTCTTCAAAGTTTATCGAGTCAGCGATTGGTTGTTTTAAACGAAAATAAATAAAACGAATCGATTCAATATCATCTGAAAAAGGTAAGTCGTTTGAATGACCAAATAAAAAGTGTTGCCATTTCAACTGAACAATCGTATTTTTTGAATTTGTTTCGGTGTCCTCAATTAAAACAAATAATGTTCGTAAAAGGTTTAGCTCGACTTCAGTGAGCGCGGATTTTAGTATGCCAAATATTTCGCCCTGTTCTGTTTGGAACCAATAATTCGCTGTGTTATCAGGTGTGAATTCGGTCGTAAAAGCCATTTGGAAATGGTTTGCTAGTTTCTCAATCATATACGGCCCCTTCTTTCAGGTAATTACTCACAGTACTTTTTATAAATTTGCTTGAAAAGGTGAACTTTGTCAATGGATAGAAAATGATAGAATCCGCTATGAAAATAATTTCCTAAAAAATAAAATATTCAGAAAATTATTTACATACTTTAAAGTGTAGTATATGATTGCTTGTAAGCGTTAACAAGAAGAAATTGGGAGGGACGTTGGGGAATTAAGTAATTACTACATTAAGTTTAGGTGGGGTCAAAGTGAACTTAGAAAAATTTAAAGGAATATTTCCTGCATTTTACGCTTGTTATGATGATGAAGGAGATGTTTCAGAAAATCGAACGAAAGCATTATGCGACTATTTGTACAACAAAGGGGTTAAAGGTCTTTACGTTGGTGGCAGTTCAGGAGAATGCATTTATCAAAACCTTGAAGAAAGAAAAGCGACATTAAAATTTGTTGCTGAAAGTTTAAGAGGGAAATGCACATTAATCGCACATGTTGGCGCACCATCTACGAGAGAAAGTGTCATTCTAGCAAAATATGCAAGTGAATTAGGATATGATGCGCTATCTGCAATTCCACCAATCTATTTCAAATTACCTGAAAGTTCAATCTATAAGTATTGGACTGAAATTATGGATGCAACGGACTTACCATTTATTATTTACAATATTCCGCAAACGACAGGATATAGCCTTTCTATTCAATTATTTGAGAAACTATTAAAGAATAAAAAGGTTATAGGAGTTAAAAATTCTTCCATGCCTGTAATGGATATTGAACGATTCAAGGCGGTTGATGAAAATGTCATCGTCTTTAATGGACCAGATGAACAATATGTTGCTGGAAGATTAATTGGTGCGGATAGTGGCATCGGTGGAACGTATGGCGTGATGCCAGAACTTTTCTTAATGGCGGAGCAGTTTGTCTCAACAGGAAACTTCGATGATGCGAGAAAAATTCAAAGAGATATTAATGACATCATTATCGCTTTATGCTCATTGAATGGCTCGATGTATTCGGCTATTAAAGAAGTGATTAAGTTAGATGGGGTTAATATTGGTAGTGTTCGAGGACCATTAGAGCCAGTTATAGGAGAAGACTTGGCCAAAGTAAAAGACATTAAACAGTTGATTGATCAAGCCATTTCTACGTATCTAAAGGCAACTAAATGAAAAGAAGAATCGTATGTTTTGGAGATTCAAATACATGGGGCTATAACGCGAAAACGAAGGAGAGATTTCCAGAAGGGGCAAGGTGGACGAGTCTATTAGCTGAAATGCTAGGAGATGAGTTTCAAGTAATTGAGGAAGGATTATCCGGGAGAACGAGTGTCATGGATGATCCATTATTCGAAGGGCTAAATGGGTATTCCTACATTCATCCGTGCTTAATGAGCCATGCACCTTTAGAACTGGTCATTATTATGCTTGGCACAAATGATACAAAGGAAAGATTTCATTTAACTTCTTATAATATCGCGCAAGGAATTGCGAGACTTTCACAAAAGGCAAAAACGACTCCGGCTGCTTCAATGGGAGGCTTTCCGAAAATATTAGTCATTGCACCACCTCCAATTGAAAAAGGATACTCCGAAACGGAAGTAGGTCCTGCAATGGGAAGTGAATGTGATCTTAAATCAGAGGAAATGTCAAAGTATTTAAAGGAACTACTTGCTGTTCAAGGTACGGAATTTCTTGATACAAAGGGGCTTGTACCAATGAATAACATTGATTTTATGCATCTTGATGAAGAAGGACACGAGCTATTATCAAAGCTAGTATTTCATAAAATCAAAAGCATTTTATCATATTAATTGGATGAATAAGGGGGAAATGTTCATGTTTAAAAAACGCTTTTTGACAATGGGTTTAGCGGCAGGGCTTGTCCTATCAGCATTGGCGGGTTGTACAGAAAAAGAGTCGGGTCAGTCGGATGTGGAATCTGATTCAGGTAAAGCAGTTGAACTTAGAGTTTGGTTAACACCACAGTGGAAAGGTGTTTTAGATGGTTCAGAAGAGGGAGCGGACTATGATAGCTTCTTCAAACATGCAGCAGAAAGATTTGAGAAGGAATATAAGGACCACAAAGTAAACGTCAATGTAGAAGTCGTTGCAGGTGATCAAAGGGACGAGCTGTTAAACGTAAATCTTAACGGTGGAACGCCTCCAGATGTGTTCTTTGAGAGCGTATTCGCTATGGGAGATTATGCTCACCGAGGCGCATTAGTACCTTTAAATGATATTGTGGACGATGCAGCAAAAAAAGATATCTCTCAAAACTATTGGGATAATGTAACTTTCGGTGATGATATTTATTTCTACCCATTTTCACATAACCCAGGTACTTTAGCTTATAATGCGGAAATGTTTAAAGCGGCGGGACTTGAAAAATACATTGGTGGGGAAGAAGAAATTAAAACTTGGACTCTAGCGGAGTATGAGGAAATTTTGAATGGTTTGAAAGAAAATCTACCAAAAGAAACGTATTCAAACGCATATCCAATGGGCTTATTTGCGCTTAATAATCAAGGGGATACATGGAACCTTGCGTATTTAAGAATGTTTGGCAATCAATTCTTTGATAATAACGGGCAATTAATTGTTAATGATGCAAATGGTGTGAAGGCGGCAAACTGGATGAAGGGCATTTATGATGCTGGTTTAACAAATCCAGGTGCAGAGTCTGTTTCTTCAAATGATGTAAATGCAATGTTCCAAAATCAACAGTTAGCAATTAGCTTTACGAACGCGATTTTATACAGTAACGCAATGGCTGATATGGAAAGTGGAAAAGCTCCTAAATTTGATATGAGACTTGCGAATATTCCATCTGAAAGTGGCGATCCATTATCATTCACTTATGTGACAGGTGCAAATGTTTTTGATACGAAAGACGAAACAAGAATTAAAGTAAGTAAAGATTTCGTGAAATTTATCTCAACAGATCCAGAACTAGTAAAGGCTTCTAAAAATGGCGTACCAGTAAGAACATCTGTTGCAGAAGAATTTAGTGCAGAAAAACCTTTCTTCGCAGCGTATTCAGCAAACGATCCTTACGTGTTTAATTTCACAGGGAATGTACCAGGATACAGCCAATTACGACAAGTGTTATATCCAGAACTACAAGCATTATATACAGGTGCAAAAACTGCTGAAGAAGTGGTAGAAAGCTATCAAACAAAAGGGAATAAAGTAATTGAAGAGGCAAAAGCAAATTCAGTCATTTATAAATAAAATTCTCACATGAACTATAACTTTATATCAATTTAAGCCCCTTCCAAGGGGCTTAAATTGTAGAAAGGTAAATGATGCGCATGAAAATCATCAAAGAGTCTAATAAAGAAAATATTACGGGCTATTTATTTGTCGCACCTCAAATATTGCTTTTTTTAATCTTCCTAGTTTACCCGATTATTGAAGGTATCCGATTAAGTTTATTCCAAATC is part of the Solibacillus sp. FSL K6-1523 genome and harbors:
- a CDS encoding YwqG family protein, encoding MTIQLPQAFEKYRSIIEPTLQPVIHIDTVERPTSLFESKFEGNPYFPLGMEYPKNESGQPLKLLAQINFADVPKHLPHFPTEGILQFYIDGYDDVFGLDFKNGQHQAGFRVIFHEEIIQDELQLLQDFSFVTVEDEELYFPVTKEMAVTFAPAIEPLSVNDFRSYDVYEAIWQEIDDADQYGLDDQFYTSFGCTGHRIGGYPFFTQADPREDDYFGDSTVLLLQIDSVGNHVMWGDTGVGNFFITEDELKRKDFSKVLYNWDCC
- a CDS encoding ankyrin repeat domain-containing protein yields the protein MKITSGYFSIAENEASYDGDMTIALFKKYVNEIQGLMKGQGILCIKADGSTLVDHCIVKDTNPELFDFDVFELLNYQNYGLEPMEEERKQVLQQSLRAEKIKQTFVFACYMNDTDRIRELVIHAKKSNLNKVLKYRGTPLQLCTMHNNVEAFQLLAEQGADVGKRALGQTPLEMAFTYSTDIVKYIYSAFPAIYDKEVTKKGFSIALHSHEEALLEDISKWGIDLDQEGKPFPPLQNFADTNNVVGIQFLLDRGAIIECRNQYKQTAL
- a CDS encoding ankyrin repeat domain-containing protein, giving the protein MRAGNIAAVEVLLKYGADIQAKDNDGKTAVDLAEACGNGDIANYIANLTNG
- a CDS encoding YwqG family protein; the encoded protein is MNSNKFLNIIEQSDIGMHKEYLHQALRPAIDLLKYNEAELQLGCSRFGGEPDLPVGSDWPTYGMNPYRFLGQINFAEIPPNEGNLPTKGLLSLFVADDYPNYDCYLEVFEEGYIHGIYTPELTNLETLISPNPSIGNAIAIKFSSTIDIPHDEYQLKDWPFTDNQNDIYTEIRDSLHKSSAYLLGYPSHYTLAYDPTPGEEWCSLLTIDSDDDLEWGWNDGNKLMVFIELDRLKNLDFSRLMSDAG
- a CDS encoding YpdA family putative bacillithiol disulfide reductase, whose protein sequence is MNYMYDVVIIGGGPCGLSTGLALQEKGITYLIIEKEAIVNSIVNCPLHMTFYSTSDRLEIGNIPFVSQDVRPNRTELLKYYRLVTERQKLNVKCYQKVISISKNAEFFSIHAIDRKDNTISYEAKMIVIATGIFDTPRQLEVDGHNLAKVSHYYKEGHLFYDQHVTVVGGKNSAIEAAIDLYRNGAHVTLVHRGETVLEGIKPSLLLDMRNLLKKGEIDFYPNSSIASIDESNICINTPEGIVSLQNDYVFSLIGYQPNISLLRSVGIQTDTSSLVPSFHPDTYESNVKNVFLSGVVTGGITNRVYIEDGRFHGLKIADEIAQRLPTFQSKS
- the gltS gene encoding sodium/glutamate symporter; translation: MSFDQITTLCLAVTLFLVGTFLVKKVPFLNRFCIPAPVVGGLLFAILATLLKSFDIIEITLDTSLQSIFMITFFTTVGLGASFKLVKLGGKLLIIYWLACGFLALMQNVIGVSLAKLLDIHPLIGVMIGAVSMEGGHGSAAAYGQTIESLGIPSAISIGMAAATCGLIAGALVGGPVVQYLIRKYDLKPSSEEVETYVEKAEHPVTEKSFMLQVFLITFSMAIGTYIGDWFSTLTGFVLPAYVGAMFVAVIVRNIVDRFNPDIINMKEINLIGDISLGIFLSMALMSIKLWEVADLALPLFIIVFAQVLFIVLFAVFVLFRILGKNFDAAIMVSGFLGHGLGATPNAMANMSAVVAKFGPSRTAFLIVPIVGAFLIDVFGMPIIITTINLFK
- the hutG gene encoding formimidoylglutamase, yielding MYKKADSKIWQGRIDHETDETYFRYHQVVRVATEPNAGSIGLIGFSCDEGVRRNNGNVGAKDGPLALRKQLASLPWRKSSDKNCLIDFGDIVCEGEDLERAQQELGEKVSTILTHGKAIVLGGGHETLYGQYLGVRKAVGPTASIGLLNIDAHFDMRPYEVQTSSGTMFKQILDEDPNAHYFVCGIQQYGNTTALFNTADQYNVRYFLDDELDSTTFTTALNEFMDTHDVLLVTLCMDVLNAAEAPGVSAPSPFGLTALKVRELLRQMAAHKKTVSFSICEVNPSLDINNRTAKLGAYFINEVIMNSND
- a CDS encoding LysR family transcriptional regulator codes for the protein MDLKKMYYFAAVVKFQSFSRAANALHISQPSLSNAVKTLERDIGALLIDRTTKQFQLTELGDQFYERSNRLIAQFEVMETELKEFAKGEHIEIRLGMIESANYWFSQVMIAYKQQYPHNKITIIDTLYNQTVRQALLRLNVHAVITNQHIIDHEIKSELLYNEPYVILTKKDHPFASKKIIKLVDFSDETLIIGMPEFQTSGQILKAFEQENVTPHIQYKIERFEMIKILVEEGLGIAILPQHYVAQPLPECLMTHQLQSEFLNRNVYLSTMKDRTFPESIEKLFELIKTMH